The Ranitomeya imitator isolate aRanImi1 chromosome 3, aRanImi1.pri, whole genome shotgun sequence genome has a window encoding:
- the PPP1R15B gene encoding protein phosphatase 1 regulatory subunit 15B, which produces MCADRDSSSSPGLRALLGRFLHGLLQFRVFQLFGAAWSYMTGLSGGSLFSFLPSAWVVHRSVGPDELPEVLEALGLRSGPWEELGECLEELGPWKDLDLMSPWKGCISSSKEQESWDTTLQDLGTWHSKMLGPWRDLVAPDREVAAYGSHRMNAEDGDHEKSAAQLHSAPLGMVSCIFNPASGGVFTWLDLGNEPSLQNKDAPDEASTEHIEHIRNKRLWFLQQNQSQDVPTTGLKDLDENLGTGPDDPARPIKLELPIPDWHDGHHKDLFPDLDLDQSSVLELPGSDPDSKLCPSLSLLIQKPHISDNTKSKYPPSPDQDQGYHSLEDWQCLNIKQNLQLLGISPSVTGESVTGDDGAKSPTDTLCPDITDDMDSDQEEEIHVSAIPVCANKHIGYILGTVVSDDEEEDSSSSCEDDDDWDEDDGFDSEGSVSPTEADVPATEEVVLWNSFCSVDPYNPQNFTASLHSGPIAEVDFHRDDQAAVISEDEESWCDSDAVSDSDSEDEFSTNEQENLKLWNGFLKSEDPYNPLCFKASVHTAEHKRQSSDSATKHLELVCTSPSSSELTVPTHPSDAPLLRLREKRGVPMEESANVGPKKVTFYDKVTVHYVCNEEERKGHWEEFARDRCRFLRRIQETESVIGHCFTPEHRQRVWIRMQEIWGS; this is translated from the exons ATGTGTGCCGATCGGGACTCCTCGTCGTCCCCGGGGCTCCGGGCTCTGCTAGGCCGCTTCCTGCACGGCCTGCTGCAGTTCCGGGTGTTCCAGCTGTTCGGGGCGGCATGGTCTTACATGACGGGACTGTCCGGAGGGTCGTTGTTCTCCTTCCTGCCCTCGGCCTGGGTGGTGCACAGGTCGGTGGGGCCCGATGAGCTGCCCGAGGTGCTGGAGGCCCTGGGGCTGCGGTCAGGGCCATGGGAGGAGCTGGGCGAGTGCCTGGAGGAGCTGGGGCCCTGGAAGGACCTGGACCTCATGAGCCCATGGAAGGGCTGTATCTCCTCCAGCAAGGAGCAGGAATCCTGGGACACCACCTTGCAGGACCTTGGCACCTGGCACAGCAAGATGCTGGGCCCCTGGAGGGATCTTGTGGCCCCTGACCGAGAGGTGGCCGCTTATGGTAGCCATAGGATGAATGCCGAGGATGGAGACCATGAGAAGAGCGCTGCCCAGCTCCACTCCGCTCCTCTTGGGATGGTCTCCTGCATCTTTAACCCCGCATCGGGTGGAGTGTTCACTTGGCTAGATCTAGGTAATGAGCCCAGTCTCCAGAACAAAGATGCTCCTGATGAAGCCTCCACAGAACACATTGAACATATCCGTAACAAGAGGCTGTGGTTCCTGCAGCAGAACCAGAGCCAAGATGTCCCCACCACTGGTCTCAAGGACCTTGATGAGAATCTGGGAACTGGCCCAGATGACCCTGCCCGTCCTATAAAGTTAGAGTTGCCGATACCTGACTGGCATGATGGCCACCATAAAGACTTATTTCCAGATCTGGATTTGGACCAGAGCAGTGTTTTGGAGCTCCCAGGTTCTGACCCGGATTCCAAGCTTTGTCCTTCTCTTTCCCTGCTGATTCAAAAACCACATATTTCAGACAACACCAAGAGTAAATATCCACCCAGCCCAGATCAGGACCAAGGATATCACAGTCTGGAGGATTGGCAGTGCTTGAATATTAAACAAAACCTCCAGTTGTTGGGTATCTCACCATCCGTTACCGGTGAGTCTGTGACTGGTGACGATGGTGCTAAGAGTCCTACAGACACTTTATGTCCTGATATAACAGATGATATGGACTCTGATCAGGAGGAGGAAATCCATGTCTCTGCTATTCCTGTTTGCGCAAATAAGCACATTGGCTATATTTTGGGTACTGTTGTGAGCGATGATGAAGAGGAAGACTCCAGTTCCTCGTGTGAAGATGATGATGATTGGGATGAGGATGATGGGTTTGACAGTGAAGGATCAGTTTCTCCCACAGAGGCTGATGTTCCTGCCACTGAGGAAGTTGTGCTGTGGAACTCTTTCTGTAGCGTGGATCCTTACAATCCACAGAACTTTACTGCCAGTTTACACTCTGGTCCCATTGCTGAGGTGGATTTCCACCGTGATGACCAAGCAGCTGTCATTTCTGAGGATGAAGAATCCTGGTGTGACAGCGATGCGGTGTCAGACAGTGACAGCGAGGATGAATTTAGCACCAATGAACAGGAGAACTTAAAACTGTGGAATGGGTTCCTCAAATCTGAAGATCCCTACAACCCCTTATGTTTTAAAGCCTCAGTTCACACAGCTGAGCATAAAAGACAGAGCAGTGACTCCGCCACCAAACATTTAGAACTTGTTTGTACGAGCCCCTCAAGTAGTGAATTGACTGTGCCCACGCACCCCAGTGATGCTCCGCTCTTACGGTTGAGAGAGAAGCGCGGTGTGCCCATGGAGGAAAGTGCCAACGTTGGTCCTAAAAAG GTGACCTTCTATGACAAAGTCACGGTGCACTATGTTTGTAATGAAGAAGAGCGCAAGGGCCACTGGGAGGAGTTTGCCCGGGACCGCTGCCGGTTCCTGCGTCGCATACAGGAGACGGAGTCTGTGATTGGACACTGCTTCACCCCTGAGCATAGGCAAAGAGTGTGGATCCGAATGCAAGAAATATGGGGCAGCTAG